One Mycobacteroides abscessus ATCC 19977 genomic window carries:
- a CDS encoding sensor domain-containing protein — MVLVGCTQAPTATTEPPAPPDSSTLTLSVAEVREITPPALESEPDFDLHKPYTDTQPDFDMSVACQKLFNQDQKFGEGWTNFRTLTYSGPSNIGIKQSIAVYPDRNAAQSVFGGIQDNLSACQKSYPVARYGAPYTLSKLAGDDKTVMAQYADTVNGPGSVELYRLDEQVIIDVSAAHFSTDPHVAETVLQRIREKLRSRA, encoded by the coding sequence ATGGTGTTGGTGGGTTGCACGCAAGCACCCACTGCGACAACGGAACCTCCCGCGCCGCCGGACAGTAGCACCCTGACTCTGAGTGTTGCGGAAGTGCGTGAGATAACGCCGCCAGCACTCGAATCAGAACCCGACTTCGACCTGCATAAGCCATACACCGACACGCAGCCTGATTTCGACATGTCCGTCGCGTGCCAAAAACTGTTCAACCAGGACCAGAAGTTCGGTGAGGGGTGGACGAACTTCCGCACCCTCACATATTCCGGGCCGAGCAACATTGGAATCAAGCAGAGCATCGCTGTATACCCAGACCGCAACGCAGCCCAATCGGTCTTCGGCGGAATCCAGGACAACCTGTCGGCTTGCCAGAAAAGCTATCCCGTCGCGCGTTACGGCGCTCCATACACGCTGAGCAAGTTAGCAGGCGATGACAAGACCGTTATGGCCCAGTACGCCGACACCGTCAACGGACCGGGCAGTGTCGAGCTGTATCGACTGGACGAGCAAGTGATCATCGATGTCAGCGCCGCCCACTTTTCCACCGACCCGCATGTGGCTGAAACCGTCCTGCAACGGATTCGAGAGAAACTGCGTTCTCGCGCGTGA